ATGCGAGCACCCTCGGGGATGGAGATGTTAAGATCCTCCCTGATGGTTCCGATCCCCCTCTTGACCCTCTTGGTGGCCCTGAGCAGGGTACCGATCCTGAGGGCGACCTCCATGACCTCCTGCGGGGTCCTCATGTCTGGGGCGGTGGCGACCTCGATGAGCGGGATACCGAGACGGTCGGTCCTCCAGACGACGTCGGTGTCGGTGGTGTCGATCTTCCTGCAGGCGTCCTCCTCCAGACAGACGGAGAGGATGCCAATCTTCCTTCCGATGGCCTCGACATATCCGTCCACGGCCACGAGGGATGTCCTCTGGAATCCGGATGTGTTGGAACCGTCGACGACGATCTTCCTCATGAACTGGACCTCGTCGATAACGGACGCGTGGACGAGCTCGGAGAAGATGAGGGTGGTCTCCATGGAGTCGGCGTTGACCTCGTGGGGAGGCTCCTCGTCGAGCTCCACGAGGCAGGTGGTGCCGGGACAGGACTGGTACTGGTACCCGTAGCCCCTGTTGAACTGTGCCAGAGCTGCGCGGTCGACCTCCCCCATCTCGGAGGTGGTGGGTCTGAGACGCCTGTAGATCGCTCCGGATCCCTCTTCGGAGAGACAGCTGTCGCAGTTGCAGAAAAGTTTCTTGGTGTCGAGCTGCTGGTGGATCTCGATACCGCACATCATGCCGTCGGTCTCGTTTTCGCTCACAGCAGCAGCCTCCTGTCGGACATCTCGTCTGCCAGCGGGGTCTTCATGGCCTCCACGGCCGCCTCGCGGCCTTTGACGTTGGCCAGCACCCACATCAGTTTGGCGTATGCGGTCTCGGGCAGCATGTCGAGGACGGGCACGGCGCCGGCGTTCAGCATGTCCCTTCCAGTGTTGTAGACGTTGAGGTTGGTCCTCCCGTTGATGCACTGGGTGGTGATGACCACGACGATGCCCGCGTCTGTGGCCTCCTTGATCAGGGGAACCATGTTCTCGTTGACGTGTCCCAGGCCGGAACCGGAGATGACCACTCCCTTGGACTTCATGACGACGTCACGGAACAGCGAGGGGTCCATCCCGGGATAGAACTGCAGCAGGACGACCTGCTAGCACATGTCCGGGCTGACCTCGCATCTGTCCTTGGAAACGGGGCGTCCGGGGGTGTTGAAGGTGATCTTCCCGTCCCTGTCCAGGTGCGCGACCGGGGGGACGTTGATGCTCTGGAAGGCATCCCTCCTGGAGGAGTGCATCTTCCTGACGCGGGTTCCCGCGTGGATGGCGAAGGAATCGTCTCCGGGGGTGTCGTGCATGCAGACGAACACTCCCGCGCGGTTCCCGTTGACGATGAACCTGGCGGCGGCCATGAGGTTGCTGGAGGCGTCCGAGGACGGACGGTCGGAGGACCTCTGGGCACCCACGAACACGACGGGCTTGGAGACATCCCCGAGCATGAAGGACACCGCGGCCGCGGTGTATCCCATGGTGTCGGTCCCGTGGGGGACGATGACCCCGTCGGCGCCGTTGTTGAGCTCCTCGGCGATGGCCTCGGCGAGCTTCTGCCAGTGGGGGACGGTCATGTTCTCGGAGAAGATGGAGAACAGGACCTTGGCCTGAAGGTTGGCGATGTCCATGATCTCCGGAACGGCGTTGATCATGTCGGCGGTGGAGAGGGCGGGATGGACGGCACCGGTCCTGTAGTCGACGTATGACGCGATGGTTCCCCCGGTGCCGATCAGGACGATGGTCTTCAGACCGTCCTTGGGCTTCGGAAGGTCCTCGTTCTTGACCCTCTCGACGGGCTTGGACTCCACCTTGACGGAGGAATCCTTGTCCATGCGGATACCTACGTTGTATCCGCTCTTCATCTTCAGGATGAGGATGTCCTCTCCGCTGAACTCGTGGTGGGGCATGAGGACTCCCCTGTAGGACTTGCCGGACGACTCGACCGTAAGCATGCACCCCTCGTCGGCGCCGGCGGCCTTCAGTTTGTCCGAAAGGAACTGGGCATAGGACATAATGGGGCGGAGTAACAGTTCGACTCTTATAATATGCGCGGGCGGGGGCAGGCGCACACCTATAAAGGGAATCGCCATATCCCGTCACTATGCATATCGTTCAGGCAGGCATGGAGCACGACGTTCTCAGGGCGAACGATAAGCTCGCCCACGAGAACTACCACATGTTCAAGACCAACGGCGTGAAGACCGTTGACTTCATGGGTTCCATCGGCTCCGGCAAGACCACCCTGATAATCGAACTCGGGAAGAGGCTTGTCGCCCAGGGGAAGAAGGTGTGCGTCATCGCGGGTGACGTCACCGGGGACGACGACTTCAAGAGGTTCAAGGCAGGGGGGCTGGACGCCATCAACTGCAACACCGGGAAGGAATGCCACCTGGAGGCCCGGGACATCCAGAGGGTCACGAGGGACGTGGACCTCTCCCGGTACGACATCGTGTTCATCGAGAACGTTGGGAACCTCGTCTGCCCCGCGGACTTCAACCTCGGCACCGATTTCCGCGTGGCGGTGATCTCCACCACCGAGGGCGACGACATGGTCAGGAAGCACCACGCCATCTTCCAACACTCGGACATGGCCATCCTGAACAAGATCGATATCGCCGATGCAGTGGGCGTAGACCCGCAGATCATCCTGGACGACTACAAGAAGCTGACCGGGGAACTGAAACCCATGATCACCACCGCCGCCAAGAAGGGCGACGGGGTCGACGAGGTCCTGAGGTTCTTCGGCTTCTGAAAACCCATAATAACCGCCGATGCATATCGGCACCACACAGAGGAGAGACGATGAAGGTCCTGACAATCGGAGGAGGCGCAAGGGAGCATGCCGCTGTAGAGGCTCTCGCACGTGCGGGCGCCGAGATCTACGCCGTTATGAAGAACGTCAACCCCGGGATCGAGAAGAGGGCGACCAAGACCCTGATCTCGTCCGAGAACGACATCGACAAGATCTGCGACTTCGCAATCAACAACTTCATCGAGTATGCGTTCGTCGGCCCGGAGGCCCCGCTCTCCGTGGGAATCGTCGACGCCCTCCAGGACCTGGGAATCAAGTGCGCGTCCCCCACCAAGGCCGCCGCCAGGATCGAGACCAACAAGTCGTTCATGAGGGAGCTCGTCCAGAAGTACGAGATCGAGGGGAACCTCGGTTTCAGGAGCTTCGACGACGCCGCCAGCGCCATCGACTACGTCAAGACCGTCCCCTACGAGGTCGCGGTCAAACCCGTCGGACTCACCGGCGGAAAGGGGGTCAAGGTCCAGGGAGACCAGCTGAAGGACCTCCAGGACACCATCGACTACATCAACGAGATCTTCGACGGAAACGTCGGGGGCGGAAAGGTCATAATCGAGGAGAAGGCCGAGGGAGAGGAGTTCACCCAGATGGTCTTCACCGACGGTTCCGACGTCATCCCCATGCCCCTTGTCCAGGACCACAAGCGCGCATACGAGGGCGACACCGGACCCAACACCGGCGGAATGGGCTCCTATTCCGATTCCAACCACCTCCTGCCATTCATCGGCGAGGAGGACCGCCAGAAGGCCATCGACATCGTCAAGGCCATCATCGACGCCTTGAAGAAGGAGGGCTGTCCCTACCGCGGAACGATGTACGGCCAGTTCATGCTCACAAAGAACGGACCGAAGATCATCGAGATCAACGCCCGCTTCGGGGACCCCGAGGCCATGAACGTCCTCACCGTCCTCTCGTCCGACTTTTCCGAGATCATCAAATGGATGGCCGGCGGCGGACGCATCAAGGGAGATGTCACCTTCGCACCGAAGGCCACCGTCTGCAAGTACATCGTCCCCAGGGGATACGGTGTCAAGCCCGAGCCCGGACACACGATCTCCTTCGACATGGAGGCCATCGAGCGCGAGGGCTCCATAGTCTACTTCGGAAGCATCGACAAGAACGGCGACAAGTTCGTCACCGGTACCTCCCGCTCCGTCGGCGTCGTAGGTATCGGGGACAGCATCTCCGAGGCCGAGGCCAACTGCGAGAGCGGACTCTCCCACATCAAGTGCGATGCCATGGAGGTCCGCCACGACATCGGTACCGCAGCGCTCATCCAGAAGCGCATCGACCACATGAGGGCGATCCGCGGCCAATGAGACGCGTTGCAGTCAAGATAGCCTATCTGGGAGACGGGTTCTCCGGCTCCCAGATCCAGCCCCGCGCACGGAACCTGCGTACGGTGCAGTCCGAGATCCTAGAGAAGATCCTCCTGGTGGACCACGTTCCCTGCGACGACATCGAGATCAAGTTCTCCAGCCGCACCGACGCCGGTGTCAGCGCCCTCGGCAACGTGGTCTGCTTCCACACAGAATTCAAGGATCTGGGTCTTTTGCTCAAAGCCCTCAATTCCGTATCGAGGGGCATCTATTACAGGAGCGTCGTGGAGGTTCCCGAAACATTCAACCCCAGGATCGCGGACAAGCGCTACTACAGATACACCTGCCCGGACTACGGGATAGACTTCGAGAAGTTCAAAGAGGCGGCCAAGCTCTTCGAGGGCCACCACGATTTCAAGCGTTTCGCGAAGAACGAGACCGGTAAGACCACCGTCATGTGCATCGATACCGTCGACGTGAGGCACGAGGGAAACCTCCTGACCGTCGACTTCTGTGCCAATTACTTCATGTGGAACATGATCAGAAGGATCATGGCCGCCGTCATTCAGGTCGGCAAGGGTATGACCGACTGCGAGGACGTGAAACGCAAGCTTGCAGGGGAGGACGGTACCTTCGGCCTCGCCAAACCCACCGGTCTCACCCTTCTCGACGTAACATACCCAGACATCGTTTTCGAAGAGCCTGCGGAATGCCCTTACGAAAAGAATCTCAGACAGGACCTCTACGTGGACAACGTCCGCCTCATGTTCCATAAGTCCTTGTAAGCGGAGATGCATCCCCCTCCCATGAAGATCGAGGATCAGACCGCCGCCGCTGCCGGGGCGCTCAGGGGACACGAGGCCGCTTACGAGCGCGCCTTCACGAAATCCAGGGCGATCATCCGCAAGACCAAGACCGCCATCCACGGGATCCACCTCGGGGAGCGCGACCCGGAGCTCATCGACAGCATCTCCAGCGACATAGCGGCACTCGTGGAGGACGCCGCCGAGTATCCTCCGATCCTCTTCGGAGCCATCGTCAACGATGCCATGGCCGAGTTTGCGGAGACCGTGATCTACGATTACGCACTGAGAGGGGAGGACCCTCCCTCATACGATTTCCTGGAGATAACCCCCGGCAGCTGGGCAGAGGGCCTCGCCGATTCCATAGGGGAGCTCAGGAGGGACATGCTCACCGCCCTCATGGACGGGCGCCTGGAGGATGCTGTCGCCCTCTTCCAGACCATGGAACAGCTCTCCGATGCCCTGATGACCTTCGACGTCAGGGACGGCATAGCCCCCCTGCGCAGGAAGCAGGACATAGCCAGGGGCATAATGGACCGTTCCAGGCAGGACATCGCTACCGCGAAGGTCATGTCGAAGGTCCAGTGATCCCTTTCAAAAAAAGAACCGGGGGATGCCCCCCGGAATGAGTTTAATCAGCGCCTAGCCTTGGGCTTTCCGTAGTTCTTGACGGGCTTGCGGAACACCCATATGCACAGGATTATGAACACGACCAGCAGGATTCCCATGATGTAGTTCAGGTAGTCGTAGTCTCCCTGATCATAGTAGAATGTGCTGGAGCAGGCTTCTCCGAGTCCGGAGACGTTGGAATTCGCGGAGGAGGACTCCACGTAGAACGTGTGCTTTCCGGACTTCAGCTCACCGGTGTAGTCGAAGGTGACCTCGCTGGTCTTTCCCGCTTCGATGTCCACGGTCTTCAGGCTGCCATCGATCTTGTTCCCGTCGATGTAGAAGTACACTCCGAGGTCCGCGATGTTCACGTTGCTGGTGTTCTCCAGGGTGACGGTGAGGGTCACGGGCTCGACGATCTTGACCGGGAGCTTGCCGACACGCTCGACGTTGTTGATCTCGGTGCCGTCGCTGTAGGTTCCGGTCTCGGTGGTCTTGAACTCGAGGGTGTAGTTGCCTGCCTTGCTCTGGCTGTTCACGGTGAGGGAGATGCTTCCCTTGCCGCCGGACATGGTCAGGGTCCCGTTCTCGCGGGTGGTAGCGCCGGTGACCTTGTCGCCGTCGTCGTCCAGGAGGGCAACTTCGTAGCTGACGGTCAGCGAATTGACGGTCGCGTACTCGTAGAATCCGATGCTAACCTTGAAGGACTCGCCGGTACCGATGCGGTAGCTGGTGACCTGTTCGTCGTCGATGGTGAACGTGGTGTGGGAGACGGAGCTCATCTCCGCCTCGGAGTCGTCGCTTATGACGGCGATCCCGACCATGCCCGCGAAGAGCATGGCGAAGACCACGATTATTGATTTGAGACTCAGTGCTTGCGTCCGAACACCCCCCTCTTCATGGAAGCCCAGAAGAATATGAACACCGTCA
This is a stretch of genomic DNA from Thermoplasmatales archaeon BRNA1. It encodes these proteins:
- a CDS encoding L-asparaginase/archaeal Glu-tRNAGln amidotransferase subunit D: MSYAQFLSDKLKAAGADEGCMLTVESSGKSYRGVLMPHHEFSGEDILILKMKSGYNVGIRMDKDSSVKVESKPVERVKNEDLPKPKDGLKTIVLIGTGGTIASYVDYRTGAVHPALSTADMINAVPEIMDIANLQAKVLFSIFSENMTVPHWQKLAEAIAEELNNGADGVIVPHGTDTMGYTAAAVSFMLGDVSKPVVFVGAQRSSDRPSSDASSNLMAAARFIVNGNRAGVFVCMHDTPGDDSFAIHAGTRVRKMHSSRRDAFQSINVPPVAHLDRDGKITFNTPGRPVSKDRCEVSPDMC
- a CDS encoding putative RNA-binding protein of the translin family, translated to MKIEDQTAAAAGALRGHEAAYERAFTKSRAIIRKTKTAIHGIHLGERDPELIDSISSDIAALVEDAAEYPPILFGAIVNDAMAEFAETVIYDYALRGEDPPSYDFLEITPGSWAEGLADSIGELRRDMLTALMDGRLEDAVALFQTMEQLSDALMTFDVRDGIAPLRRKQDIARGIMDRSRQDIATAKVMSKVQ
- a CDS encoding hydrogenase accessory protein HypB, with the translated sequence MEHDVLRANDKLAHENYHMFKTNGVKTVDFMGSIGSGKTTLIIELGKRLVAQGKKVCVIAGDVTGDDDFKRFKAGGLDAINCNTGKECHLEARDIQRVTRDVDLSRYDIVFIENVGNLVCPADFNLGTDFRVAVISTTEGDDMVRKHHAIFQHSDMAILNKIDIADAVGVDPQIILDDYKKLTGELKPMITTAAKKGDGVDEVLRFFGF
- a CDS encoding L-asparaginase/archaeal Glu-tRNAGln amidotransferase subunit D, which produces MDPSLFRDVVMKSKGVVISGSGLGHVNENMVPLIKEATDAGIVVVITTQCINGRTNLNVYNTGRDMLNAGAVPVLDMLPETAYAKLMWVLANVKGREAAVEAMKTPLADEMSDRRLLL
- a CDS encoding phosphoribosylamine--glycine ligase, with the translated sequence MKVLTIGGGAREHAAVEALARAGAEIYAVMKNVNPGIEKRATKTLISSENDIDKICDFAINNFIEYAFVGPEAPLSVGIVDALQDLGIKCASPTKAAARIETNKSFMRELVQKYEIEGNLGFRSFDDAASAIDYVKTVPYEVAVKPVGLTGGKGVKVQGDQLKDLQDTIDYINEIFDGNVGGGKVIIEEKAEGEEFTQMVFTDGSDVIPMPLVQDHKRAYEGDTGPNTGGMGSYSDSNHLLPFIGEEDRQKAIDIVKAIIDALKKEGCPYRGTMYGQFMLTKNGPKIIEINARFGDPEAMNVLTVLSSDFSEIIKWMAGGGRIKGDVTFAPKATVCKYIVPRGYGVKPEPGHTISFDMEAIEREGSIVYFGSIDKNGDKFVTGTSRSVGVVGIGDSISEAEANCESGLSHIKCDAMEVRHDIGTAALIQKRIDHMRAIRGQ
- a CDS encoding Pseudouridylate synthase, translated to MRRVAVKIAYLGDGFSGSQIQPRARNLRTVQSEILEKILLVDHVPCDDIEIKFSSRTDAGVSALGNVVCFHTEFKDLGLLLKALNSVSRGIYYRSVVEVPETFNPRIADKRYYRYTCPDYGIDFEKFKEAAKLFEGHHDFKRFAKNETGKTTVMCIDTVDVRHEGNLLTVDFCANYFMWNMIRRIMAAVIQVGKGMTDCEDVKRKLAGEDGTFGLAKPTGLTLLDVTYPDIVFEEPAECPYEKNLRQDLYVDNVRLMFHKSL